In Scylla paramamosain isolate STU-SP2022 chromosome 30, ASM3559412v1, whole genome shotgun sequence, the following are encoded in one genomic region:
- the LOC135116002 gene encoding trifunctional enzyme subunit beta, mitochondrial-like encodes MAAMVVSRSSSSLFSALHNGGVRTLVTSSPQLAAVAGVQAKTKATLGKPGMKNIVLVEGVRTPFLMSGTQYQKLMPHDLARQALTGLVGKMGLDKSVVDYIVMGTVIQEVKTSNVAREAALGAGFSDKTPAHTVTMACISANQAITTCAGLMHAGVYDACIAGGVEFMSDVPIRHSRKMRELMLKLNKAKTTGARLSLLSQLSMKHLMPELPAVAEFSTNETMGHSADRLSAAFKVSREEQDNFALRSHTLAHKAQEAGHLSDVVAFKVPGVDQTVEKDNGIRVSTLEQMAKLRPAFVKPYGTITAANASYLTDGASACLLCTEEKAKEMGWKPKAYVRDFTYVSQDPKDQLLLGPSYATPKVLEKAGLKNSDIDVWEIHEAFAGQILANMKAMDSDWFGKTYQGRSGKVGAPDMDKMNTWGGSLSIGHPFGATGVRLLMHAAHRLIKEDGQYACITACAAGGQGVGMIVERYPGATM; translated from the exons ATGGCAGCGATGGTAGtgtctcgttcttcttcctccctcttctccgcCCTTCACAATG GTGGAGTACGGACACTGGTCACCTCTTCCCCCCAGTTGGCAGCAGTAGCAGGTGTCCAGGCAAAGACCAAGGCCACACTGGGAAAGCCAGGCATGAAGAACATTGTGTTGGTAGAGGGAGTGAGGACACCCTTCCTTATGTCTGGCACACAATACCAGAAGCTGATGCCCCACGACTTGGCACGGCAGGCACTcac AGGCTTGGTTGGAAAGATGGGGCTGGACAAGAGTGTGGTGGACTACATTGTGATGGGCACTGTCATTCAGGAGGTGAAGACATCAAATGTGGCCCGGGAGGCAGCCTTGGGAGCGGGATTTTCAGACAAGACTCCAGCCCACACTGTTACCATGGCCTGCATATCTGCCAACCAGGCCATCACCACCT GTGCAGGACTGATGCACGCAGGAGTGTATGATGCCTGCATTGCCGGTGGAGTGGAGTTCATGTCAGATGTCCCTATTCGTCACTCACGGAAAATGAGAGAACTTATGCTGAAACTCAACAAGGCAAAAACTACag GTGCTCGGCTGAGTCTGCTCTCCCAGCTGTCCATGAAGCACCTAATGCCTGAGCTGCCAGCCGTTGCTGAGTTTTCCACCAACGAGACCATGGGACATTCTGCTGACCGCCTTTCTGCTGCATTTAAG GTGTCTCGGGAGGAGCAAGATAACTTTGCATTGCGGTCCCATACATTAGCCCACAAGGCCCAGGAGGCTGGCCATCTCTCTGATGTGGTGGCCTTCAAGGTGCCAGGAGTGGACCAGACTGTAGAGAAAGACAATGGCATCAGGGTGTCCACATTGGAACAGATGGCCAAGCTGAGGCCAGCCTTTGTAAAACCTTATGGCACCATCACTGCTGCCAATGCCTCTTATCTG ACTGATGGAGCTTCAGCCTGCTTGCTGTGTACAGAGGAGAAGGCCAAGGAGATGGGATGGAAGCCCAAGGCTTACGTCAGGGACTTCACCTATGTCTCCCAGGATCCTAAGGACCAGCTGCTACTTGGCCCCTCCTATGCAACCCCAAAG GTTTTGGAGAAAGCAGGATTGAAAAACTCTGACATTGATGTTTGGGAGATTCATGAAGCCTTTGCTGGACAAATTTTGGCAAACATGAAAGCCATGGATTCAGACTGGTTTGGCAAAACTTACCAGGGAAGATCAGGGAAGGTTGGTGCTCCTGACATGGACAAGATGAACACATGGGGTGGCTCTCTCTCCATTGGTCACCCATTTGGTGCTACAG GTGTGCGGCTGTTGATGCACGCTGCCCACCGCCTTATCAAAGAGGATGGACAATATGCCTGCATCACTGCATGTGCTGCTGGTGGACAG